The sequence below is a genomic window from Ipomoea triloba cultivar NCNSP0323 chromosome 10, ASM357664v1.
TTACTAGGGAGAATTAATTGCAATGTCATAATcaagttaaaattttattttctgaatttaattattttttttgaaaaatgctATTTTCTCTTCCAAACTTTTCTTCTTATGATGTGACTTTCATTCATTGAGTGTCAATGAATTGACTGATccattactaatttaaaaataaattaagttcCATATTCAGAGGGAAAGTTTTTAAGAGGAATATATTAAGGGTTTGTAGTATTGTTGTTTATtcttttacatatttaatttgcaaACGCATTGAACTTATGATGAAGATTGATTAGAGTTGAAATTGGTTGGACGTGTTGTTTCTtgaatatttttcttattatgGGGGtagaatattttgtaataattccttttcttttcttttttttcttttagtttttctttaaacctattatcatatttattatttaaaaatgaattaatttttctaaaaattatcaACAACAATAATTGGTTGTCCGGCCTCGGCCTAAATATAAAGGGATAGTATACTTGTTAGGAAAATCAGTAGAGCTATATATACATCTATATATAGtcaataatttgattataaaattagtatgtgatttattttttggtaaatccatcaagtctttctccgtccgttttCGGGTCCACTTGCATTCGCTCAAGGAGGCAGAAATCGAACctgggttctcccgaaattctttcCCACAAAAAAGTTCACTTGCCAATTGAGTTACCCATTGAGTTAAATTTGGTAAAtgagttttaattatattatctattatatatattttttattattcataaCTAGTTTCtaaacctattgaaacacaaagagttaatactgCCCTAACTGAGACTCGAATCCATGacctaactctattacaatgtagtatatgttcataactactttctaaaCCTATCAAAACACAAAGACTCGAATCCATGACTTaatctgttacaatgtagtatatgttcataactactttctaaaCCTAtcgaaacacaaagagtcaatactgcgTCCACAGGGGCTCAAACCCATAACCTCCTATTTGGGAGAACCACTTCGTGTCTAGTGGTAAATGGCTATTGAAATAAACTTTTTGatccaaaaaattgaatttgaacaaGCTAAGCTATTTTACATAGCTTTTTGCTTTGACTTGTTAGAACAAATTAtcaaatttctttaataccTTCACTTTTCTTATCAAATTATACGATCCACTCTCctcaaaactttttattttaactcacttatttttattttatttttaattgtaatgTGTTTGTTTAAGaaaaatagtgaaaataatttttttaaattctatttaatttttatttttagcattataaaaataattattactccataaaagatttttcatttatacgtaattattaattattaattaatattgttataaGACAAATTAATAttctcaaaaatcattttatatgttatcaactaattttactaaacactcGTTTAAAAACAACTAATACTATCatttggtcaaaccaactaatACAATTAGTTAAAAACTAACACAATTCGTGACAATTCGTTAACAACTAACAATTAACAGTTAATTAATTGCTAAACAAGGTCATTGTTTACTATGTCTATATATCCTTTTGATAGAACTAATTAAAATGGGGATAATCTAAGTAATTCTAAAAGCTAAAGTTAACTATGGAAATATAAGAGAGCAATTGCCTTGAATATTGATCATATGTATTGATCAGAATGTGTTAGTTGTCTCTTTAAGACAACAAGTACACTATATACATAAGTTTTTTTAACAAGATTAAGACAATAACTAATCGGTCCAGATACTAAAGAACAAAGAACTTAATAAAATGCATTGAGAGTTCCttaatttatgcaaaaaaatccCATATACATCCTGCAGGTACATTGAACATGCCACTGGCTAATGAAAAAGATCTAAAGGGAACTGCAGGCCATGGCATCACACTACGATCTCAACAAACATTTCATGATGagcttctttttattattattattattattattattattattattattattattattattttgtaagtgATGAGGAAACCCGCAGCGCCACACACTACCTGGGATATGCATTGAGTAAATCCCGCTTTGTAATCTTAGCCGACAAAAGACTACAAAGAAGTAAACCTGGTTAGGTTTCCCTCATATATAGTTAACTTGTAACGTTTTcctttagtattattattaatcctaAGTACATATCTATGTGGTGCAAATgctcatacaccatctagacCATCTAGACTCTAGAGTACTGAGAGAAGTGAGAGAAGTGAGAGAAATGCTGTTCACCTAGACCATCTAGACTCTAGAGTACTGAGAGAAGTGAGAGAAATGCTGTTCACGGTGATTTCACAGCAGCCCGAGAAACTCCCAAATTGTAAATTCCGCTTTGTAATCTTAATCGTCAAAGGactacaaggaagtaaaccGGGCTAGGTTGCCTTCATATATAGTTAACTGACTCAAACCAATAAATTAAAGCTAATAAGCCGCTCCAACTAGAGCCGAATGAACTTGTAACATTTTAGTTACCAAGTCTAACAATTTGACCAACTTGATTAGGGTTATTCCATGCTGCGGCGAGCCTTTTATATACTTACACAAAGTGGACTGAAAACTCGTAGAATAGAATATCtaaagaaaacacaataatgaTAAAGCTAAGGATCAATGTACATAGACTACTAACAAGCATTGTGTGTGTACCACTGTACCATGCCCACTTCGTGGTGTACGACATGCCTCTGCAGAAGCTGAAATATAATAATGCTTTGCTTTCTGATTCAATGGTTGTGAGGATCTATCCACCCTTTTCCAGCCTCCTGAGTTGTCCCTCTcagtatgtatatatgaattcATGAGTTTTTGACAACGTTTCTTGTATGCTAAGTCGTTTTTGCTTAACTGTTTCTCGTACATAAGCGCCTAACATCTTAGTACACTAGAAAACAGCAACAATTTATAATTCAGTGAGGAAGACAATGACACAACATGTATCAGAGAATCAATATCGAAAAACATACTACTAACAACCATTCCGTAGGTATATATATGCAAAAGATTCGATTAGGTTTTAGTTTGTTAAGGTGTTGATAGAAATTAAACACCTAATTATTTAGGTATAAGAATTATGTTTCATTCTTTTGATAATTTCTCGAGGCTATTATACTGTATTTATTACGTGGCAGTACATTTGTAATAGGCGGCCTATCGTGAAGGGTTGAGTGAAAGAAATTCCAACTGCTATGAGTTGAAGATTTTTTTGGAGTCGGGTGGGGGTGGGTTGGGGGGAGTTGTGGGTCAAGTAGGATAtatcgcaaattatactgtggaccatgatcagacactgcagttgtgttgaactgatattgcagttgtgttgaaagaaaattgcagTTGCCTtgaacagaggccgttcatccgttcaacacaactgtagtatcagttcaacacaactgcagttccagacagataaaacgacctctgttccgcgtaactacagttccctttcaacacagctgcagtatcagccatggcccatggtccacggtataacgactacGCTAAGgatatattatattgtggaGTAATAACTATAGTAAGGTGGAGCTAAGAATTTCTTTTGAAAGGGCGGAAATTATTGTGGTAGGTTACTtgtagtcatatatatatatatatatatataaattgtgaattcaTGTTGATCATTGATTTGAGAATGATCAACGATCGTAAAGCAAGATAATTTGGAAATAATATTGTGGCATTTGGATAATATCTCAAAAAAATCCAATCTAAGGATGGTGATATTCTTCGTCCTAAGCAGCTTGGAATATGAATTAATAATGCTCCATGTCTATCCTTATGTTCCATGtgtaataaaagaaatatatatagcaGCAAAATATATAGAATGAAACTCATTGCTTAgctgactatatatataattgctacattttattttctttacatcTCTTTAAGTTGACTACTCAACCTGATTACATATATCAAAGTTTTTAATCATGATTACAATgattaaatattgtaatatcaTTCTAacgaaataaaaattgaataaaacatAGGGGTTGTATTCAATCATAACTTTTAgactcttattatttttttttaaatgagattttaatatattttaaatgacTTCAATAGaatatttctaaatttttttttataaactttgtaagaaACGACTCATATCACACccatttataaattttagtacctttttagaaaaataagtaaaatctAGATAGAATAATTACCTAATTAGATCAAATATTACTTATTTTATAaagattttataaaaatttagatAGTGCACTTTGCATGAAACTCTCCTTGTGAGCTTAGTCGAtcaacaaaaaatcataatgaGGTAAATTAGGTTAAGTTGTCTATAGCTAACCGAATGActagctcaaaccaaaaagaccaatagataattttcaaaaagaattgaacttgaaaccttgtagttaccaagtcaaATGTTGGACTAAGTTGATTGGAGATTGCCCCACATATTGTCCTTTATGTcgtgattttaatttgttaatgttAAATCTcattcaaagaataaaaaatgcaTGTCACGTTTTTATTTTGACACAtgttaagttaataaataaatgtatagtaAGAGGTGAAAttccatatattatttgttaaaaaGATATACATGCAACTGTTTGGTCATGTACAGAATTTACAGAAACCAACTGAGCTGCAAACTGCAACCTAATACACCTAACTACAATAAGCTTCAATTCATGCGTGGTTCCTTAAAACTCCAAAACTAAATCACACAATAGAAAACACCTCCACTAATgccacattatatttttttcgtTATGAGACAAAACTAATTCACTTCAACCTTAACGTTATACTTGACTTTGCAAGTTGTATGAAGTGATAGATCGAAATTAATATAGAGGATTGAGTCATACTTGTCCACAAAAGGCGAAATTTCTTTGTCCTCATAATTTTATACCCAGGTCCGACAAGATACCGAAAGAGTAAAACTCAATGACTCAACCACTAATTAAGTAGTACTCGCGACTGTTGCCCATTAGGAACCCAACACATTGcgtatcaattgttataccatggattagagttcatattacattgtgaaccTCAATACACAAATTTCGTACCTTTTGTTAACACATACTGTACTTAAAATTGAttgtttctgtacatgtaaacaaataatttgataattactgacacataatatgatagttacaaGTACAAAAACTGTAAACTCGAGATATATAATGTgttaattacatatacatatatagaaccTAAacgttatttttggaccagagtCTATAATACAAGGTAAACGTTGGTCTATGTTATAATTTGCCATTTGGTATATCTTTCATTGTCGAGATTCGGTCCATAATCTATCGCCCAAGAACTAACAGGATACTAGGGAGATATGTCATACTTGATTTTGCAGGTCATATGAAGTGATAAAAGTCCCATGAAAGCCATAGGGCACTCTTGAAGGAAGCTTGACGGTGGCCAACAACTTCAAGTTAATGGCATTCACAATTTGCAGCTCAGATTTCCATGTCTTCTCATCATGCACAAATGACAGAATGTGTCCATCGTCTTCCTTTTCTGAATTCGAATTCCTGGGCAGGAAAAATGGCTCTCCTCCATATTTCCCATCTCCATACataaatttcttcatttctccGGTTGAGAGGTCCACTTTAGCCAAACCACAAACTTTAGGCCATGGCTCCGCAATCGCTAGATATGCATACCGGGTTTTCCGGCCCAGCCGGTTCCGGTTCACCATTCCGGCTTCTAAGTTCACCTGCTCTGTAATAATTGGCCTCTTCGTCGACTCCCCGGTTTTCAGATTTAGCCGGATTTCCGATAGAATGCTCTTCAGATTCTCCTCGCATTCGTTGAAAATCGAATCCGGCGGTGTCATGCACGACCCGATCACCACGATTTCGTCGGTTTCCGCCTCTTCCCACGCGTTCCAGAGGTGGAAACAGAAAGTTTCCGGCGATTCCACCCAGATGATATCCTCCGAGTTTTTAGCGGTTTTTTTTAGGATTCCGAACCGGGATTTCTTGTTCTTCTCGTATATCACGGAGGACCCGCCTCTGATCATTTCTTGGAGCTTGAAAACCACTTGCTGGTCCGGGATGATGACGTAATTTTCCGTGATCGCGAAGTCGTGAATCATCGTCGGAACGTCAAGTGGGATTTCCACGTCCGGGGATTTCTCCCCTGAGCTTTTAACGTTGAAGTATTTCAAGTAAGGCTTCTGAACGACGTCGTAGCTCAACGCGAAGAAGTCCCCGGATTCCGGGTCGACTTTGGGGTGAGCTATCATCGTGCCTTTGAGCTGATCGTTGAAATCGTATCTCCCGACGGTTTCGAGGTCGCCGGAAGGGTTAAATCGGATGTGATAAGGGAGATCATCTTCGGACATTGCGAGCAGTCTGCCGTTAAAATAGACCAGACCGGCGTTAGCCAGACCGGTTCCGCGGCTATGATCGACGAGCCCAAAGAGGCCGCGGGCGTAGAAGAGAAGTAGTCTTGCTAAACCGGAGTGGCCATGGAGTTCGCCGATGGCTTTGGGGAAAACCGGCCGGCCCAATCCTCTTTCTTGAACCAGCCGCTCGGTCTCCGTGAACCGGCAGCTGTAACTAACGGACCCGCCGTTAATTGTGACGGCGTGGACCATGCCGTCGCCGTCGAACAAGTGGTGGCCCGCCTTGGGCCGGAAGAGCGGGTTGGCGCCATTCCGGACGTAAACGCCGTTAATGCAGTCGGGGACGGCGCCGTCAACGGGGAGGTTGTGCCGTACCGGCTGTTCCGGAACTGGCGCGAAATTCCCGGCGATTTGGACGCCAGGGTCCCAAGTTTTCGGGAGCGGTCGTTGAAGCTCGCGTGAGACCAACGCGCCCTCCGCCGCGTccagcgccgccgccgccgctcgCTGGAGGAGATTCCATTTGGGCTGCGACGGCGGCGGAGATTCCCCGTCCGGCAAGGGCTGTTCCGGTAAAGTAAGCACGGAAGAAGCCGCTTCGCAGTGAATCTTGACCCTCCTAGTGGGCTTTTTCATGGAGATTGACTTGAAGGGAAGGCCCAAATCAACCGGTgaagaacaaaaagaagaagaaaaccttTGAGTAGCCCATGGATTGAAATTGGAAGGTGTTGCATATGCCATTTTgattatcaaattgatatatgaGTCAATTATTAACTCAATACTTCAATTAAATCAACAAGAAGTTTAAAGAGTAAAAAGTTTGACATTTCAATTACGAGAATCAACAACCAATTCAAGTGTTTTCGAAGAGTGGAAGAGAAAAATGAAGTTGAGTGAAAGAGAATAACAAAGTTTATATCTGAATCAGTTGATATTATCACTGATTAAGTATTTAGAGAGTGAACGAGACTAAAAGACTGAATTATGAATCAATAATCGAGTTGATATTTGAATCAATGAAGACAAGTGGGGAGGAAAGGGGAGTAGAGGGGGTTTATATAGAAATGGAAAATGGGGAAGAATATAGAGGGGAGAGGTCCAGACTCCAGAGGCTTAGGAGGCATCAAATGAAAACCACGTGGTGGATTGGTGCAAAGGGCACTTGTAAGGGATTAGGTTATCGTTGCTTTGCTTGCCAATGACAACATGAAACATGACATCAGCTTAACGAGGTTGTTCCTATCGAAACCTAGTCAACGTTTCGGTCCCGATTCCAACTTCCTTAACTCGAATTAAAATTGATATcgtattgtattatattattacaatacTTATAAGACTTTGATTCTTATAGAATCAAAATATGTTggtcaaatattatatattgtatgtgCAAACGAAAGTGACCacaacattttttattattggcTTTCGGTATAGTAATCTTAAATCTCCAGGTCAGTTGTCTCACCTATTAGAGGTGTCTACAATTCAATGAGGAATTAGTCATTGTGTGGGACGGTGGAAACTCTAGGTacactaaaaaagaaaaattatattattgttagaGATCGATAAATCTCGTTTTGTGACCCTAACTAGCAAATGGCCAGATGAGGTAACAAACCTAAACCAATTTAGGTTGCCTAAAACTGATcgactcaaaccaaaaaggctAGCTAATAGATCGCTCTCATTGAGAATCAAACTTATAACCTTATAGTTACTAAATCAATCATCTAGTTAACTTGATTGGAGTTGTCCCTATTCGACTCATTTATTGGAATGAGGTTGGTCTATTTGATTACATGTTACTAGTAATATATaatgtgacatttattttaagtctaaaaaaagattaataatgtgacatttcttttttaatataaaatagcaTGCATTGACCAATTAATTTGACCATGCTTGAAAGAGATAGGAGAGGAGGAATTGTCTTGGTAGTATGTAGAGGAAGAAAGGTTTGATTGCTTAACTTATTGTGTCTGAATAACTACTTTTATAAAGTATAGTTACACTTGTTTTACttgaaaacaaagaaatattaatgaaaattttaaagtgtaAGTTAATATTGTgctgatttgtattaattataattttaaaaatgtatatgttTATAATGAGTTCTGTAAAGATTAATATCATCATATTACTTCATATATTGTATtactagtattattatattaaaatcataCTAAATATAAATCAATGTAGTGCTGATCATtatcttaaaaattttaaaataattttattatttttggtggGAAAGGATGCACATGGATATGCAAGTGGTCCAGGGGAGGAGGAAGAAAGATTTTAAGGTTTGGTCGGCCTGCATGCCACTACTTCGAACATATTGATCGGTGATACGATGATAAATATTGGAACATATTAAAAGCTTGCATTTAATATTCATTCTTAggtagtatactaaaaataaacatgcagtatattaaaaatatatataccagTGGAAGAATtttagtgatttttttaaaaaataatgttatttttttctcaCGATTTATTTAGGACAAATTCTCCTATTAAACTGTTTTACAGATCATCATCTGTGAGACGTGTCGGgtttttgataaatattatatatatttttttacataaCTATTACAACTTCATCATAAGTAACTCTTTAActcttaatattatattttgatttaaaagtattatatttttcatcaaaagtatcatAATTTTCATcaatgattagtattatattttttttctcataagtaactattcaactctaaatattacattttgataaaatatactttttccttcaaaagtattacattttttcttataagtaaaaaacaatttattatattcttgattaatattatatttacagCATAAGTATTGCATTTCTATCATGACCCGACCCATATCATATCGCAAATAAAGATGCACTAGCTATTTgcaatcaaaagaaaataactGAATATTCTTAGTCCAATGAATTATTCATATGCACTAGCTATTTGCAATCATTATAGcatgaaccatgatccacattATTACAAGGTGAATCGTTAACATGCATGTTAATTTTTAGTAAATTGAATGTTCACTTTCAATATGCTAAAATTTTATCTTTAGTATATAATAAGTTATTGAATGTAtgttcattttaatatactacctGAAAAATGAACGTAactttagtatactaaaaataaatattaaccaGTCCAAACATGTAGCCCATAAAAcaccaaaaataatattcatattcttGCATATAGTAATGTATAAATGAGagttaaatcaatttttttttaaacttaaatatGTACTCTAATTCAATACCAACTCGACTATATGCATATTGATAATTCATATTATTACTCTAGAGTTATGACAATTTGATATAGTCATATAGTGGTTGAGCAAGCTACATTTGGTGTaaaatgagaaattttttaaagactagaTTTTAATTTTCCATACTCAAAGGCCACATATTATCATTTTCCATGGGAATATATATAGTGGGAGAAGTAATGGGCATTAGGGATAAGCCGATAAGGTCCTAGCTATATCTATATAGCTAGGTAGCTAGGTAGGATTGACTTACAAGTGTTGAGTTGAAACTAATGGCTTCAGCTTTAATTTTCACAACATGATGTCCATATGCATTCTATATCCTAAGTGGACATTATATTGATTATAAGAACCACCCCAACAATAGTCAACTCTCATGCCAATatcgtatgtatatatatatgcatgtaaatTAAACGTAAAACAAAATTGCCGGCCTCACCCTGCATATATTGGTTGTCCCCAACTTTCTAGTGAAAAGATTGAAAATAATGCCTCCCATCATATGTGTCATTGCCATTTGATGCTAGAAATAAAAAGTCCACATAATTGAAGTATTCCATTCTTGATGACAATAATGATAACTTTGAAGAGTTTCACTCACCTATTCTATTGTGTTGTGGTCACCATGTCAACATGACATTCTTCATGTAATAATAATGTACAAGTTACCATGGTGCCTAGCTATGCCATAGTGTAGTCAATAGTTTGTTGTAATTAAACAACTATTGGCATATGAATCCTTCCCCCTTTTTAGACAACATAAGCTATTTATTATATtaggcaaataaaaaaaatctagtcAAATTTTTAGTAACCCAATCGATTTTTGAGTATGATTTTCTAGGATAAATAATGTGTCTAGACAAGTATATATGGTGGACCGAGTCTCTATTGATGAATTGCTAGGCGGTGCTAAGAAGGTCGAGTCCAACATTATATCATGCATTGAAACGTGGTGCTGACTGCTAAACAACTATTGACATGTGAATATTCCCCGTTTTTACACAACATAAGCCATTTAAGTCAATTAAGCAAAAATTCCAGTACCCCGGTCCAACTTATTTTCGAGTATGATTTAATTTCTAGGCCGCCTAATAATGTCTTTAGAAAGTGTGGTGGACTAATAAGTCTCTACTGAACTATTGGGCGGGGGCTTGGAGGGCGCCGAGTGCAACATCCTACCATTGAAATGTGACGTTGACTGCTAtacaagtataaggaaataaagtccATCTACTACATACTAACTATAACTTTTAGCTAGTATTGTATGTAGCAATAAGTACTTAATATGACAATTGGTATTAAAGCATATCATTCTATGCAATTGAAGCTAGGAGATGATTATTGAGCGGAGGCTTGAAATAACTTTTAACATAGTAGTAAATACTTGATCTTGACATGAACTATGTCTTCAAACCAAACTGGTTAACCCCTGGTAGGCGGATGCCAACATAATCGAGTCACACCTAATTGTACCGTCACAcattaataaattcaattacatTTAATTACCAGGATAAAATACTTTATAAGATTAAACACAATTCTCAGAAAAGATGTAGGTGATTATTAACTCTAA
It includes:
- the LOC116031448 gene encoding 9-cis-epoxycarotenoid dioxygenase NCED2, chloroplastic-like, which gives rise to MAYATPSNFNPWATQRFSSSFCSSPVDLGLPFKSISMKKPTRRVKIHCEAASSVLTLPEQPLPDGESPPPSQPKWNLLQRAAAAALDAAEGALVSRELQRPLPKTWDPGVQIAGNFAPVPEQPVRHNLPVDGAVPDCINGVYVRNGANPLFRPKAGHHLFDGDGMVHAVTINGGSVSYSCRFTETERLVQERGLGRPVFPKAIGELHGHSGLARLLLFYARGLFGLVDHSRGTGLANAGLVYFNGRLLAMSEDDLPYHIRFNPSGDLETVGRYDFNDQLKGTMIAHPKVDPESGDFFALSYDVVQKPYLKYFNVKSSGEKSPDVEIPLDVPTMIHDFAITENYVIIPDQQVVFKLQEMIRGGSSVIYEKNKKSRFGILKKTAKNSEDIIWVESPETFCFHLWNAWEEAETDEIVVIGSCMTPPDSIFNECEENLKSILSEIRLNLKTGESTKRPIITEQVNLEAGMVNRNRLGRKTRYAYLAIAEPWPKVCGLAKVDLSTGEMKKFMYGDGKYGGEPFFLPRNSNSEKEDDGHILSFVHDEKTWKSELQIVNAINLKLLATVKLPSRVPYGFHGTFITSYDLQNQV